A genomic window from Stigmatopora argus isolate UIUO_Sarg chromosome 13, RoL_Sarg_1.0, whole genome shotgun sequence includes:
- the akap11 gene encoding A-kinase anchor protein 11 isoform X1, translating to MDACARVRGAPIRSRAFVRKETICDTGTQFVKSLLRSRKDLCSINLELPSKGSKVTEVHFVCLPGQNESDDAVDQALASLPAGMCEMLRTFHVHTLKNDEVLLLKDSRRLKEHSDTGPQCWVKAVCVLRHNLGVTGQPPASFTSLTGLIGCYITGIRYALELQSLHRGDARQSEEDDTNQSVSSIEDDFVTALENLEEDETGENSCNSSYHTSSKKRDMASQTVPAHKRRKELSGSHIIISSSLKKYVTEHKLGPEVSVTVQKSSSIETQWTYCSQRAPLSSPTVHISESEESDCSSPSPIIFLDEVGYQKSMLAKLEIPQVPGGPRDRVEDSDSEVSEFFDSFDQFDDLEDFTSESGTLTLPMDNESAPTTRTIESKSIVSVSKGNTRKGMFPHCFDQPILPANVKKPTPLKPGSPYGPHSEVPDSPQPVQSFSEDNAGPLFSPVTSSAFSPLIDSSGVLEYFWKQTEDGCHTELRKPQDLCSLYKTYSDFASSLSKEILGSVCGYQSAIDINDNKNLSCVCHKEFTNPLGYTMKLSDIQETVTVAKLQKTSQSLKGGIQRFATDLVEMSLGSALRDLQKGVSSCTTTLCHLAARLTSSVFQMAFHEIGMRQAYVLKKRAMNGLANFLVGEAVSGALKEFLNVKKQIFHNTVTQFAADLAEELIFEGIMEVCQFSHPSTPLTPTDWTFGHVNEEEEEEEEVVTSYASDLSESVIQEAFIELSQADITFTSQAAISVSPVNGDNVSAHTCSTFASQQLFDATSADISGTSGDSAPCSVKDAIFTVSGMASCIPVPQAGQAISYLQVSEDQNDSSSTDTLQASPKKITCSSDNTTCTETHIYNPVNPMPTCVKASPYEKAPFQNFTGNMLDTIVTEACEFVSTSKMKKSLDDGADFPSKTAVSQGATLHVPNAPNLGQKTGRTPSTPPSTPQQPGEISREKQIKQFSKKLKSKLAKEFSPATPPPTPHYHPEPGLDPPEKSPEADKTEFMLKLMRSLSEEADGNEDEEEEELPEDPIKSDTDKSVESDCRPQEVRQLSSHRLSNKEALHYAEQLACHIVSMATEMDTLGVDDEFGEFAAPGERRRDSVAHFSQQTLNSLWVYAGEVAGEVISHVKKMVSSVQQCSYLASPRNNLNLLSSECFHHHHHPSLASTDQNRDWRVERVAEQWSNNLLASVLRSPVSRSSGSSSELSSAFHSCESVTDEYAGYLIRVLKKEGGSRELVLDQYASRLAYRSIKQGLSHASRKMKQRSAGTRLRPSKSLPDEWKTSSSESTASKDLMQSGVCSSCQDIQCCCRKNQRDCVDLVNFAESLAHSITCDVTRTLRVSSLRLSKSLTDSCLYKKSKLENMTENLIRNSFSCPLLSKDSKVSRYHSTGSLFDRGHNSRMMQVIEHYARKIVDDTLKISLASVRRSSQHHLRTTGLDKSLHTQRPSGATGSGQVQGLMTCRYCQNFECPCCTKLNQHHSQSILQRRKRGPSFQGRPETLNGLEIPKIHIDLEHKSAFADQMVAMAMENAKRELSNTSLNADSGIGHDGTSYAESLTAEIMTSALNVCQAASVSSPGRETTESTMSQQLSVGDDSLGSWSNLSFEDDNSSFLHLSDSSNGNSSSWSSLGLEGEPFEEHMSSSPSDSDHTDDKETDIKEESNGTLCLDTTQIQAYKNLLMILNSDIRELRRGPQHMTLDPQLRSLLQWVAASIAGVPLIQLSLEKELQQLPTVVQRLREKKLRVGDLLQLLLRYCEDPHTQPQPMEETPQSVRDSHRIPLFKWLLEHT from the exons ATGGATGCTTGTGCACGTGTTCGAGGAGCCCCAATTAGGTCAAGGGCCTTTGTCAGAAAAGAG ACTATTTGTGACACAGGAACACAGTTTGTCAAAAGCCTCTTACGGAGCAGAAAGGATCTATGCAGTATCAACCTGGAACTCCCATCTAAAGGTTCAAAAGTGACAGAG GTTCATTTTGTCTGTCTGCCAGGTCAGAATGAGAGCGACGATGCTGTGGATCAG GCTCTGGCATCCCTTCCAGCTGGAATGTGTGAGATGCTCAGGACCTTCCATGTCCACACCTTGAAAAATGATGAGGTTCTGCTACTCAAAGATTCCCGAAGACTTAAAGAGCACAGTGACACTGGGCCTCAA TGTTGGGTGAAGGCTGTATGTGTCCTTCGACACAACCTTGGTGTCACTGGGCAACCTCCAGCATCCTTCACATCGTTGACAGGTCTAATTGGGTGTTACATCACCGGTATCCGGTATGCCCTGGAGTTGCAAAGTCTCCACAGGGGTGATGCGAGGCAGTCAGAAGAAGATGACACCAACCAGTCAGTTTCCTCTATCGAAGACGATTTTGTTACTGCACTGGAGAATCTCGAGGAGGATGAAACTGGAGAGAACTCCTGTAACTCCT CCTATCACACATCATCTAAAAAACGTGACATGGCGTCACAGACAGTTCCTGCCCACAAGAGACGAAAGGAACTCTCAGGCTCTCACATTATAATAAGCTCATCTTTAAAGAAGTATGTGACGGAACACAAACTGGGGCCAGAGGTTTCTGTCACAGTGCAGAAGTCCTCCAGCATAGAAACTCAGTGGACCTACTGCAGTCAACGAGCTCCTTTATCCTCACCGACAGTTCACATCAGTGAATCTGAAGAATCTGACTGCTCGAGCCCAAGCCCTATCATTTTCCTTGATGAGGTGGGATACCAGAAAAGCATGCTAGCCAAACTGGAAATTCCTCAGGTACCAGGAGGTCCTAGAGATAGGGTGGAAGACTCAGACTCTGAAGTGAGTGAATTTTTTGACAGCTTTGACCAGTTTGATGACCTAGAAGACTTCACTTCGGAAAGCGGCACTCTCACACTACCTATGGATAATGAAAGTGCTCCGACCACACGTACTATAGAATCTAAAAGTATTGTTTCAGTGTCCAAAGGCAATACAAGAAAAGGCATGTTTCCTCACTGCTTTGACCAACCAATTCTCCCAGCCAATGTTAAAAAACCCACTCCCCTTAAACCAGGCTCCCCCTATGGACCTCACTCTGAGGTGCCTGACTCCCCACAGCCAGTGCAAAGTTTCTCTGAGGACAATGCTGGTCCACTCTTCAGTCCAGTCACCTCCTCTGCCTTTAGCCCCTTGATAGATTCAAGTGGTGTGCTGGAATATTTCTGGAAGCAAACTGAAGATGGATGCCACACTGAATTACGTAAACCTCAAGATCTTTGTTCTTTGTATAAAACCTACTCGGACTTTGCCAGCAGTCTCTCAAAAGAAATTCTTGGATCCGTCTGCGGGTACCAGTCTGCTATAGACattaatgacaacaaaaatctCAGTTGTGTTTGCCACAAGGAATTCACCAACCCTTTAGGTTACACGATGAAGCTGTCTGATATCCAGGAGACAGTAACTGTTGCCAAGCTACAAAAGACTTCACAGTCTTTGAAGGGAGGAATCCAGAGGTTTGCTACTGATCTTGTAGAAATGAGTCTGGGCAGTGCTTTGAGAGACCTCCAAAAAGGGGTGTCTTCTTGCACCACCACTTTGTGTCACTTAGCTGCTAGACTCACCTCCTCAGTATTTCAAATGGCCTTCCATGAAATTGGTATGCGGCAGGCCTATGTGTTGAAGAAGCGTGCGATGAATGGGCTGGCAAACTTTCTGGTTGGTGAGGCAGTATCGGGTGCATTGAAAGAGTTCTTGAATGTTAAAAAGCAGATTTTCCATAATACAGTAACCCAGTTTGCGGCAGATTTAGCAGAAGAGCTGATTTTTGAAGGTATAATGGAGGTGTGTCAGTTCTCCCATCCGTCAACACCTTTAACCCCCACTGATTGGACTTTTGGCCATGtcaatgaagaagaagaagaagaggaggaggtggtGACTTCCTATGCTTCAGACTTGTCTGAGTCTGTAATCCAGGAGGCATTTATTGAGCTTTCTCAAGCTGACATTACCTTCACTAGCCAAGCTGCCATCAGTGTTTCTCCTGTTAACGGAGATAATGTAAGTGCTCACACATGCAGTACATTTGCAAGCCAGCAACTTTTCGATGCAACCTCAGCAGATATTTCAGGGACCTCAGGAGACAGTGCTCCCTGCTCGGTGAAAGATGCCATTTTCACTGTGTCAGGCATGGCAAGCTGTATCCCTGTGCCCCAAGCAGGCCAAGCCATCTCTTATCTACAGGTTTCTGAAGACCAGAACGATTCCAGTTCAACAGATACCTTACAGGCCAgccctaaaaaaataacatgttcCTCAGATAACACTACATGTACGGAAACTCACATTTACAACCCTGTTAATCCAATGCCCACCTGTGTAAAAGCCTCCCCGTATGAAAAGGCACCATTCCAAAACTTCACTGGCAACATGCTGGACACGATAGTGACTGAAGCTTGTGAGTTTGTAAGCACTtctaaaatgaagaaaagttTAGATGACGGTGCTGATTTTCCTTCCAAGACAGCTGTGAGCCAAGGGGCGACTCTGCATGTACCAAATGCTCCAAACTTGGGGCAAAAAACTGGTCGAACACCTAGCACTCCCCCTTCTACCCCGCAGCAGCCAGGTGAAATATCCAGGGagaaacaaattaaacagttctcCAAAAAGTTAAAAAGCAAGTTGGCCAAAGAATTTTCCCCTGCTACTCCACCTCCAACCCCACACTATCACCCTGAACCTGGTCTAGATCCACCAGAAAAGAGCCCAGAGGCAGACAAGACCGAGTTTATGTTAAAGTTGATGAGATCTCTTTCCGAAGAGGCAGATGGTAAcgaggatgaagaggaagaggaattACCAGAAGACCCTATTAAAAGTGACACCGACAAATCGGTCGAGTCAGATTGTCGTCCGCAGGAAGTGAGGCAGTTGTCATCTCACAGACTTTCGAACAAGGAAGCGCTTCATTATGCTGAGCAGTTAGCTTGTCATATAGTCTCAATGGCAACTGAAATGGACACTCTAGGAGTTGATGATGAGTTTGGGGAATTTGCAGCTCCGGGTGAGAGAAGGCGTGACAGTGTAGCTCACTTTTCACAGCAGACTTTAAACTCCTTATGGGTGTATGCGGGCGAGGTGGCTGGGGAAGTAATCAGTCATGTGAAGAAGATGGTAAGCTCTGTCCAGCAATGCTCATATCTTGCTTCTCCAAGAAACAATCTAAATCTTCTTAGCTCAGAGTGTttccatcaccaccaccatccCTCTCTTGCAAGCACAGATCAAAACCGGGACTGGAGGGTGGAGAGGGTGGCTGAACAATGGTCCAACAATCTCCTGGCCTCGGTTTTACGCTCACCTGTTTCCAGATCTAGTGGTTCCAGCTCGGAATTGTCCTCCGCGTTTCACAGCTGTGAGAGTGTGACAGATGAATATGCCGGCTACCTCATTAGGGTCCTAAAAAAAGAAGGGGGCAGTCGGGAGTTGGTCCTTGATCAATATGCCAGCCGTCTGGCCTACCGGTCCATAAAACAAGGTTTGTCTCATGCTAGTCGCAAAATGAAACAAAGATCCGCCGGCACCCGCCTTCGTCCCTCCAAGTCGTTACCGGATGAATGGAAGACATCAAGTAGTGAGTCCACAGCAAGCAAGGACTTGATGCAGTCAGGTGTTTGTTCTTCATGTCAGGATATACAGTGTTGTTGCAGAAAGAACCAGCGAGACTGTGTTGATCTAGTGAACTTTGCAGAATCTTTGGCACACAGTATCACTTGTGATGTGACACGAACACTTCGTGTATCTTCTCTACGCCTCTCAAAATCTCTTACTGACTCTTGTCTTTATAAGAAATCCAAACTTGAAAATATGACTGAGAACCTCATTAGGAACTCATTTTCTTGCCCTTTACTATCCAAGGATTCTAAGGTGAGTCGTTACCACAGCACAGGAAGCCTGTTTGATCGAGGGCACAACAGTAGGATGATGCAGGTCATTGAGCACTATGCAAGGAAAATAGTTGATGATACACTAAAGATTAGCCTGGCTTCAGTACGGCGTTCTTCCCAGCATCATTTGAGGACAACTGGCTTGGACAAAAGCTTGCACACACAAAGGCCATCTGGAGCGACTGGATCAGGTCAAGTCCAGGGATTGATGACCTGCCGTTACTGTCAGAATTTTGAATGCCCCTGCTGCACCAAGTTAAATCAGCATCATTCCCAGTCAATATTGCAGAGGAGGAAAAGGGGCCCATCGTTTCAAGGAAGGCCAGAGACCCTCAACGGGCTGGAGATTCCTAAAATCCATATTGACCTGGAACACAAATCGGCATTTGCAGATCAGATGGTGGCTATGGCAATGGAGAATGCAAAACGTGAGCTGAGCAACACCAGTCTCAACGCAGATAGTGGCATCGGCCATGATGGAACCAGCTATGCAGAAAGCCTCACTGCTGAGATCATGACCTCTGCACTCAATGTCTGCCAAGCGGCCAGCGTCAG CTCTCCAGGCAGAGAAACCACTGAGTCCACGATGTCCCAGCAATTAAGTGTTGGGGATGACAGTCTGGGTAGCTGGTCAAACCTTAGCTTCGAGGATGATAACAGCAGTTTCCTACACCTCAGTGACAG CAGCAATGGAAATAGCAGCAGCTGGAGCAGTCTTGGCCTGGAGGGAGAGCCCTTTGAGGAACACATGTCATCCTCACCCTCAGACAG TGACCATACAGATGACAAAGAGACTGATATCAAAGAGGAATCTAATG GAACTTTGTGCCTGGACACAACACAGATACAAGCATACAAGAATTTGTTGATGATCCTGAATTCAGACATTCGTGAACTCCGAAGGGGGCCTCAACACATGACCCTCGACCCCCAGCTGAGGAGCTTGCTGCAGTGGGTGGCAGCGTCTATTGCGGGTGTCCCGCTGATTCAactgagtcttgaaaaagagctCCAGCAG TTGCCAACTGTGGTCCAAAGGCTGCGTGAGAAGAAATTGAGAGTTGGAGACCTACTGCAGTTGCTTTTGCGCTACTGTGAAGATCCACATACCCAGCCTCAGCCAATGGAGGAGACACCACAGTCGGTCAGAGACTCACATCGCATCCCCTTATTCAAGTGGCTCCTTGAGCACACCTAA
- the akap11 gene encoding A-kinase anchor protein 11 isoform X2 — protein MDACARVRGAPIRSRAFVRKETICDTGTQFVKSLLRSRKDLCSINLELPSKGSKVTEVHFVCLPGQNESDDAVDQALASLPAGMCEMLRTFHVHTLKNDEVLLLKDSRRLKEHSDTGPQCWVKAVCVLRHNLGVTGQPPASFTSLTGLIGCYITGIRYALELQSLHRGDARQSEEDDTNQSVSSIEDDFVTALENLEEDETGENSCNSSYHTSSKKRDMASQTVPAHKRRKELSGSHIIISSSLKKYVTEHKLGPEVSVTVQKSSSIETQWTYCSQRAPLSSPTVHISESEESDCSSPSPIIFLDEVGYQKSMLAKLEIPQVPGGPRDRVEDSDSEVSEFFDSFDQFDDLEDFTSESGTLTLPMDNESAPTTRTIESKSIVSVSKGNTRKGMFPHCFDQPILPANVKKPTPLKPGSPYGPHSEVPDSPQPVQSFSEDNAGPLFSPVTSSAFSPLIDSSGVLEYFWKQTEDGCHTELRKPQDLCSLYKTYSDFASSLSKEILGSVCGYQSAIDINDNKNLSCVCHKEFTNPLGYTMKLSDIQETVTVAKLQKTSQSLKGGIQRFATDLVEMSLGSALRDLQKGVSSCTTTLCHLAARLTSSVFQMAFHEIGMRQAYVLKKRAMNGLANFLVGEAVSGALKEFLNVKKQIFHNTVTQFAADLAEELIFEGIMEVCQFSHPSTPLTPTDWTFGHVNEEEEEEEEVVTSYASDLSESVIQEAFIELSQADITFTSQAAISVSPVNGDNVSAHTCSTFASQQLFDATSADISGTSGDSAPCSVKDAIFTVSGMASCIPVPQAGQAISYLQVSEDQNDSSSTDTLQASPKKITCSSDNTTCTETHIYNPVNPMPTCVKASPYEKAPFQNFTGNMLDTIVTEACEFVSTSKMKKSLDDGADFPSKTAVSQGATLHVPNAPNLGQKTGRTPSTPPSTPQQPGEISREKQIKQFSKKLKSKLAKEFSPATPPPTPHYHPEPGLDPPEKSPEADKTEFMLKLMRSLSEEADGNEDEEEEELPEDPIKSDTDKSVESDCRPQEVRQLSSHRLSNKEALHYAEQLACHIVSMATEMDTLGVDDEFGEFAAPGERRRDSVAHFSQQTLNSLWVYAGEVAGEVISHVKKMVSSVQQCSYLASPRNNLNLLSSECFHHHHHPSLASTDQNRDWRVERVAEQWSNNLLASVLRSPVSRSSGSSSELSSAFHSCESVTDEYAGYLIRVLKKEGGSRELVLDQYASRLAYRSIKQGLSHASRKMKQRSAGTRLRPSKSLPDEWKTSSSESTASKDLMQSGVCSSCQDIQCCCRKNQRDCVDLVNFAESLAHSITCDVTRTLRVSSLRLSKSLTDSCLYKKSKLENMTENLIRNSFSCPLLSKDSKVSRYHSTGSLFDRGHNSRMMQVIEHYARKIVDDTLKISLASVRRSSQHHLRTTGLDKSLHTQRPSGATGSGQVQGLMTCRYCQNFECPCCTKLNQHHSQSILQRRKRGPSFQGRPETLNGLEIPKIHIDLEHKSAFADQMVAMAMENAKRELSNTSLNADSGIGHDGTSYAESLTAEIMTSALNVCQAASVSSPGRETTESTMSQQLSVGDDSLGSWSNLSFEDDNSSFLHLSDSNGNSSSWSSLGLEGEPFEEHMSSSPSDSDHTDDKETDIKEESNGTLCLDTTQIQAYKNLLMILNSDIRELRRGPQHMTLDPQLRSLLQWVAASIAGVPLIQLSLEKELQQLPTVVQRLREKKLRVGDLLQLLLRYCEDPHTQPQPMEETPQSVRDSHRIPLFKWLLEHT, from the exons ATGGATGCTTGTGCACGTGTTCGAGGAGCCCCAATTAGGTCAAGGGCCTTTGTCAGAAAAGAG ACTATTTGTGACACAGGAACACAGTTTGTCAAAAGCCTCTTACGGAGCAGAAAGGATCTATGCAGTATCAACCTGGAACTCCCATCTAAAGGTTCAAAAGTGACAGAG GTTCATTTTGTCTGTCTGCCAGGTCAGAATGAGAGCGACGATGCTGTGGATCAG GCTCTGGCATCCCTTCCAGCTGGAATGTGTGAGATGCTCAGGACCTTCCATGTCCACACCTTGAAAAATGATGAGGTTCTGCTACTCAAAGATTCCCGAAGACTTAAAGAGCACAGTGACACTGGGCCTCAA TGTTGGGTGAAGGCTGTATGTGTCCTTCGACACAACCTTGGTGTCACTGGGCAACCTCCAGCATCCTTCACATCGTTGACAGGTCTAATTGGGTGTTACATCACCGGTATCCGGTATGCCCTGGAGTTGCAAAGTCTCCACAGGGGTGATGCGAGGCAGTCAGAAGAAGATGACACCAACCAGTCAGTTTCCTCTATCGAAGACGATTTTGTTACTGCACTGGAGAATCTCGAGGAGGATGAAACTGGAGAGAACTCCTGTAACTCCT CCTATCACACATCATCTAAAAAACGTGACATGGCGTCACAGACAGTTCCTGCCCACAAGAGACGAAAGGAACTCTCAGGCTCTCACATTATAATAAGCTCATCTTTAAAGAAGTATGTGACGGAACACAAACTGGGGCCAGAGGTTTCTGTCACAGTGCAGAAGTCCTCCAGCATAGAAACTCAGTGGACCTACTGCAGTCAACGAGCTCCTTTATCCTCACCGACAGTTCACATCAGTGAATCTGAAGAATCTGACTGCTCGAGCCCAAGCCCTATCATTTTCCTTGATGAGGTGGGATACCAGAAAAGCATGCTAGCCAAACTGGAAATTCCTCAGGTACCAGGAGGTCCTAGAGATAGGGTGGAAGACTCAGACTCTGAAGTGAGTGAATTTTTTGACAGCTTTGACCAGTTTGATGACCTAGAAGACTTCACTTCGGAAAGCGGCACTCTCACACTACCTATGGATAATGAAAGTGCTCCGACCACACGTACTATAGAATCTAAAAGTATTGTTTCAGTGTCCAAAGGCAATACAAGAAAAGGCATGTTTCCTCACTGCTTTGACCAACCAATTCTCCCAGCCAATGTTAAAAAACCCACTCCCCTTAAACCAGGCTCCCCCTATGGACCTCACTCTGAGGTGCCTGACTCCCCACAGCCAGTGCAAAGTTTCTCTGAGGACAATGCTGGTCCACTCTTCAGTCCAGTCACCTCCTCTGCCTTTAGCCCCTTGATAGATTCAAGTGGTGTGCTGGAATATTTCTGGAAGCAAACTGAAGATGGATGCCACACTGAATTACGTAAACCTCAAGATCTTTGTTCTTTGTATAAAACCTACTCGGACTTTGCCAGCAGTCTCTCAAAAGAAATTCTTGGATCCGTCTGCGGGTACCAGTCTGCTATAGACattaatgacaacaaaaatctCAGTTGTGTTTGCCACAAGGAATTCACCAACCCTTTAGGTTACACGATGAAGCTGTCTGATATCCAGGAGACAGTAACTGTTGCCAAGCTACAAAAGACTTCACAGTCTTTGAAGGGAGGAATCCAGAGGTTTGCTACTGATCTTGTAGAAATGAGTCTGGGCAGTGCTTTGAGAGACCTCCAAAAAGGGGTGTCTTCTTGCACCACCACTTTGTGTCACTTAGCTGCTAGACTCACCTCCTCAGTATTTCAAATGGCCTTCCATGAAATTGGTATGCGGCAGGCCTATGTGTTGAAGAAGCGTGCGATGAATGGGCTGGCAAACTTTCTGGTTGGTGAGGCAGTATCGGGTGCATTGAAAGAGTTCTTGAATGTTAAAAAGCAGATTTTCCATAATACAGTAACCCAGTTTGCGGCAGATTTAGCAGAAGAGCTGATTTTTGAAGGTATAATGGAGGTGTGTCAGTTCTCCCATCCGTCAACACCTTTAACCCCCACTGATTGGACTTTTGGCCATGtcaatgaagaagaagaagaagaggaggaggtggtGACTTCCTATGCTTCAGACTTGTCTGAGTCTGTAATCCAGGAGGCATTTATTGAGCTTTCTCAAGCTGACATTACCTTCACTAGCCAAGCTGCCATCAGTGTTTCTCCTGTTAACGGAGATAATGTAAGTGCTCACACATGCAGTACATTTGCAAGCCAGCAACTTTTCGATGCAACCTCAGCAGATATTTCAGGGACCTCAGGAGACAGTGCTCCCTGCTCGGTGAAAGATGCCATTTTCACTGTGTCAGGCATGGCAAGCTGTATCCCTGTGCCCCAAGCAGGCCAAGCCATCTCTTATCTACAGGTTTCTGAAGACCAGAACGATTCCAGTTCAACAGATACCTTACAGGCCAgccctaaaaaaataacatgttcCTCAGATAACACTACATGTACGGAAACTCACATTTACAACCCTGTTAATCCAATGCCCACCTGTGTAAAAGCCTCCCCGTATGAAAAGGCACCATTCCAAAACTTCACTGGCAACATGCTGGACACGATAGTGACTGAAGCTTGTGAGTTTGTAAGCACTtctaaaatgaagaaaagttTAGATGACGGTGCTGATTTTCCTTCCAAGACAGCTGTGAGCCAAGGGGCGACTCTGCATGTACCAAATGCTCCAAACTTGGGGCAAAAAACTGGTCGAACACCTAGCACTCCCCCTTCTACCCCGCAGCAGCCAGGTGAAATATCCAGGGagaaacaaattaaacagttctcCAAAAAGTTAAAAAGCAAGTTGGCCAAAGAATTTTCCCCTGCTACTCCACCTCCAACCCCACACTATCACCCTGAACCTGGTCTAGATCCACCAGAAAAGAGCCCAGAGGCAGACAAGACCGAGTTTATGTTAAAGTTGATGAGATCTCTTTCCGAAGAGGCAGATGGTAAcgaggatgaagaggaagaggaattACCAGAAGACCCTATTAAAAGTGACACCGACAAATCGGTCGAGTCAGATTGTCGTCCGCAGGAAGTGAGGCAGTTGTCATCTCACAGACTTTCGAACAAGGAAGCGCTTCATTATGCTGAGCAGTTAGCTTGTCATATAGTCTCAATGGCAACTGAAATGGACACTCTAGGAGTTGATGATGAGTTTGGGGAATTTGCAGCTCCGGGTGAGAGAAGGCGTGACAGTGTAGCTCACTTTTCACAGCAGACTTTAAACTCCTTATGGGTGTATGCGGGCGAGGTGGCTGGGGAAGTAATCAGTCATGTGAAGAAGATGGTAAGCTCTGTCCAGCAATGCTCATATCTTGCTTCTCCAAGAAACAATCTAAATCTTCTTAGCTCAGAGTGTttccatcaccaccaccatccCTCTCTTGCAAGCACAGATCAAAACCGGGACTGGAGGGTGGAGAGGGTGGCTGAACAATGGTCCAACAATCTCCTGGCCTCGGTTTTACGCTCACCTGTTTCCAGATCTAGTGGTTCCAGCTCGGAATTGTCCTCCGCGTTTCACAGCTGTGAGAGTGTGACAGATGAATATGCCGGCTACCTCATTAGGGTCCTAAAAAAAGAAGGGGGCAGTCGGGAGTTGGTCCTTGATCAATATGCCAGCCGTCTGGCCTACCGGTCCATAAAACAAGGTTTGTCTCATGCTAGTCGCAAAATGAAACAAAGATCCGCCGGCACCCGCCTTCGTCCCTCCAAGTCGTTACCGGATGAATGGAAGACATCAAGTAGTGAGTCCACAGCAAGCAAGGACTTGATGCAGTCAGGTGTTTGTTCTTCATGTCAGGATATACAGTGTTGTTGCAGAAAGAACCAGCGAGACTGTGTTGATCTAGTGAACTTTGCAGAATCTTTGGCACACAGTATCACTTGTGATGTGACACGAACACTTCGTGTATCTTCTCTACGCCTCTCAAAATCTCTTACTGACTCTTGTCTTTATAAGAAATCCAAACTTGAAAATATGACTGAGAACCTCATTAGGAACTCATTTTCTTGCCCTTTACTATCCAAGGATTCTAAGGTGAGTCGTTACCACAGCACAGGAAGCCTGTTTGATCGAGGGCACAACAGTAGGATGATGCAGGTCATTGAGCACTATGCAAGGAAAATAGTTGATGATACACTAAAGATTAGCCTGGCTTCAGTACGGCGTTCTTCCCAGCATCATTTGAGGACAACTGGCTTGGACAAAAGCTTGCACACACAAAGGCCATCTGGAGCGACTGGATCAGGTCAAGTCCAGGGATTGATGACCTGCCGTTACTGTCAGAATTTTGAATGCCCCTGCTGCACCAAGTTAAATCAGCATCATTCCCAGTCAATATTGCAGAGGAGGAAAAGGGGCCCATCGTTTCAAGGAAGGCCAGAGACCCTCAACGGGCTGGAGATTCCTAAAATCCATATTGACCTGGAACACAAATCGGCATTTGCAGATCAGATGGTGGCTATGGCAATGGAGAATGCAAAACGTGAGCTGAGCAACACCAGTCTCAACGCAGATAGTGGCATCGGCCATGATGGAACCAGCTATGCAGAAAGCCTCACTGCTGAGATCATGACCTCTGCACTCAATGTCTGCCAAGCGGCCAGCGTCAG CTCTCCAGGCAGAGAAACCACTGAGTCCACGATGTCCCAGCAATTAAGTGTTGGGGATGACAGTCTGGGTAGCTGGTCAAACCTTAGCTTCGAGGATGATAACAGCAGTTTCCTACACCTCAGTGACAG CAATGGAAATAGCAGCAGCTGGAGCAGTCTTGGCCTGGAGGGAGAGCCCTTTGAGGAACACATGTCATCCTCACCCTCAGACAG TGACCATACAGATGACAAAGAGACTGATATCAAAGAGGAATCTAATG GAACTTTGTGCCTGGACACAACACAGATACAAGCATACAAGAATTTGTTGATGATCCTGAATTCAGACATTCGTGAACTCCGAAGGGGGCCTCAACACATGACCCTCGACCCCCAGCTGAGGAGCTTGCTGCAGTGGGTGGCAGCGTCTATTGCGGGTGTCCCGCTGATTCAactgagtcttgaaaaagagctCCAGCAG TTGCCAACTGTGGTCCAAAGGCTGCGTGAGAAGAAATTGAGAGTTGGAGACCTACTGCAGTTGCTTTTGCGCTACTGTGAAGATCCACATACCCAGCCTCAGCCAATGGAGGAGACACCACAGTCGGTCAGAGACTCACATCGCATCCCCTTATTCAAGTGGCTCCTTGAGCACACCTAA